The proteins below come from a single Magallana gigas chromosome 10, xbMagGiga1.1, whole genome shotgun sequence genomic window:
- the LOC136272346 gene encoding uncharacterized protein, which yields MKKLSNSSANRKCYKSHPNKRTKSIAHARARRFDGSDRSQPSLLSIDASNRRRQREFSSGGSLVKNDQGTQSEISMADGTLWSMFPLCPFDWSSSDTASFPDFPRCNNLDINLLLQAFQTQWEPTTEQDMKQMTEHLEELKTRIQKWLKDNE from the exons ATGAAGAAGCTTTCTAACAGCTCTGCAAATAGAAAATGTTACAAAAGTCATCCAAACAAACGCACAAAATCAATAGCCCACGCTAGAGCTCGGCGTTTCGATGGAAGCGACCGTTCACA ACCTTCTTTATTATCCATCGACGCCTCCAACAGAAGGAGACAAA GAGAATTCTCGTCGGGAGGATCACTTGTAAAGAATGACCAGGGAACTCAATCAGAAATATCAATGGCAGATGGAACCCTTTGGTCCATGTTTCCATTGT GTCCTTTTGATTGGAGTTCCTCGGACACGGCGTCATTTCCGGATTTTCCTCGCTGTAACAATTTGGACATCAACTTATTGCTACAAG CATTTCAAACTCAATGGGAGCCTACCACAGAACAAGACATGAAACAGATGACCGAGCATCTTGAAGAACTCAAAACAAGGATTCAAA AATGGCTCAAAGACAATGAATGA